The Gordonia mangrovi genome includes the window CGACTCGGGCGCCTACACCGGCGAGATCAGTGGTGCGTTCCTGGCCAAGCTGGGGTGCACCTACGTCGTCGTCGGCCACTCGGAGCGTCGCACCATGCACGCCGAGACCGACGAACTGGTGCTCGCCAAGACCAAGGCCGCGCTCAAGCACGGACTGACCCCGATCGTGTGTATCGGCGAGGGGCTCGACATCCGTGAGGCCGGCGATCACGTGGCGTACAACGTCACCCAGCTGAAGGGCTCGTTGGCGGGCCTGTCGGCCGAGGAGATCGCGAAGGTCGTCATCGCCTACGAGCCGGTCTGGGCGATCGGCACCGGCCGCGTGGCCAGCGCCGACGACGCACAGGAGGTGTGCGCGGCGGTGCGCGGTGCGCTGGCGGAGATCTCCGACGGTGCGACCGCGGAGGCGGTGCGGGTGCTCTACGGCGGTTCGGTGAATGCCAAGAATGTCGGCGACATCGTCGGACAGACGGATGTCGACGGTGCACTCGTCGGCGGCGCTTCACTGAAATCCGACGAATTCGCGACGTTGTCGGCCATCGCGGCCGGCGGGCCGCTGCCCTGACAGTCGGTTCCCGAGGAGGGCCTGCGCTCCTCGGGCTCCCATCGCTCCCCAGGGGTGCGATGGGAGCGCTGGGTTCGAACGCGTAGACTGTGGCAGGTTGTGCTCGGGCGGCTTCTCGCCGTCGGCGCGACCTGCCACAGTTGCATGCACCGACCGAACAGGACTGACTACACGTGAAGCTCGCACTCGACATCGGATTGGTCATCACCAGCGTGATGATGGTGGTGCTGGTGTTGCTGCACCGCGGCAAGGGCGGCGGCCTCTCGTCGCTGTTCGGTGGCGGTGTGCAGTCAAGCCTCTCGGGTTCCAGTGTGGTCGAGCGCAATCTCGACCGGCTGACCGTCTTCGTCGGCATCATCTGGTTCATCTTCATCATCGGCATCGGAGTCGACATCAAACTCTCCTGACGCGCGATCGGCGTCCGGCGTCACTTCGGCGACCTGTTTGTCCGCGGCAGTGCGGATGACCGGGTCGCCGTTGTCATGTGTGGCGTCGGCGCCGGATCACGCAATTCGGGGATTCTGCTCCCGCCGCCCCGAGATGACGCACCGCGTGAATACCGGGATACTGACCTCATGAGCGAATCGATCTCGTCTGGGTCCACTCGGTCCGCCGGCGCGCCCGCTTGGCGCCCCACCATGACGATTGCCGACCACATCATCATCGACGACGAGGGCCGCGCGCTCACCGAACCGCTCCGTGAGGACATCCGCCTACTCGGTGGTCTGCTCGGCGACATGGTGCGCGAACACTCGGGCGACGAGGTGTTCGATCTCGTCGAGAACGCGCGGATCGCCGCATTCCGAATCCGTCGCGCCGAGATCGATCGCGACACGCTCGCCGACATGTTCGCCGACGTCGACCTGTCGGTCGCCATGCCGGTGATCCGCGCCTTCTGCAACTTCGCGCTGCTGGCCAATCTGGCCGAGGACATCCATCGCGAACGCCGCCGCGCCCTCCACGTCCGAGCCGGCGATCCGCCGCAGGACAGCACCTTGGCTGCGACCTACGCCAAGCTGGCCGATGCCGGACTGACCGATGCGGAGGTGGGGCAGGCGCTGGCCGATGCGACGGTCGTTCCGGTGATCACCGCCCACCCGACCGAGACGCGCCGGCGCACGGTTTTCGAGGCCCAGAATCGGATAACCGAACTGATGCGCTTCCGCAGCCGCACGGAACTGACGCCGGCCGAGGAGGCCGAGGTTCTCGAAGGCCTGCGTCGGC containing:
- the secG gene encoding preprotein translocase subunit SecG; this encodes MKLALDIGLVITSVMMVVLVLLHRGKGGGLSSLFGGGVQSSLSGSSVVERNLDRLTVFVGIIWFIFIIGIGVDIKLS
- the tpiA gene encoding triose-phosphate isomerase; the encoded protein is MMARKPLIAGNWKMNLNHLEAIALVQKIAFALPAKYFDKVDVTVIPPFTDIRSVQTVVDGDKLLLTYGAQDLSAHDSGAYTGEISGAFLAKLGCTYVVVGHSERRTMHAETDELVLAKTKAALKHGLTPIVCIGEGLDIREAGDHVAYNVTQLKGSLAGLSAEEIAKVVIAYEPVWAIGTGRVASADDAQEVCAAVRGALAEISDGATAEAVRVLYGGSVNAKNVGDIVGQTDVDGALVGGASLKSDEFATLSAIAAGGPLP